In Candidatus Methylomirabilota bacterium, the sequence GGCGGGCCCCGGCCCGGGCCGGCTCACAAGCCGTCCGGGAGCGCCACACCCAGCAGCGCGCACGCGTTGCGTGTCGTCTGGCGCGCGACCCGGGCGACGGACGTATCGCGGAGTTCAGCGATCCGGGCGGCCGTCCTCGGGAGGTAGGCGGGCTCGTTCCGCTTTCCCCGCCAGGGCTGAGGTGGCAGATACGGGCAGTCCGTCTCGATGACGAGGCGCTCGAGGTCGAGGGCCCGGACGACCGTCTGCAGCCGTCCCGCGTTGGGGTACGTCACGGGGCCGGCGATCGAGACCAGGAGGCCGAGCGCGAGGCAGCGCTCGGCGACGGCGAGGTCGCCCGAGAAACAGTGCATGATCCCGCCGACCGCGCCGACGTCTTCCGCTCGAAGCACCTCGAGCAGGTCCTCGTGGGCCTCCCGGCAGTGCAGGAGGACGGGCTTTCCGACCTCCCGAGCGAGCGCGAGCTGGGCGCGCAGGGCCCGCCCCTGCACCTCGCGGGGGGAGAGGTTCCGGTAGTAGTCGAGGCCGATCTCGCCCACCGCGACGACCTCTGGCGCCCGCGCCAGCTCCGCGATCTCGGCGAGCGCCGCATCGCTGGCGCGTGCCGCGTCGTGCGGGTGAATCCCCACGGCGGCGAACACGCCGGGGTGCGCCGCCGCGAGAGCGACGGCGTGCCGCGAGGCCTCCGGGTCCGTCCCCACCGTCAGGAGCCGCCCGACCCCGGCCGCCCGGGCTCGCGCGAGGACGTCGAGCCGATCGTCGGCGAACTCGGGCCCGTGGAGGTGGGCATGGGTGTCGAAGAGAACGGCGGGGGACGCGTCGGCGAGCGCCATCGATTCTCAGGGCACGACCGAGAAGCGGAGGCGTCCGATCAGCTGGCCCGAGGCGGTCACCACGTCGACTGTCCAGCGCCCCCGGGGATCGCGGGGAAAGTCCGTCTTGTGGGAGTAGGTGCGGAAGCCGGCCCGCCGCCCTCCCAGCACGGGGGTCGGGAGCCGCACGGTCGTCGTCTCCCCGCCCTCGTGGCGCCATCGATGGATGATCGGCTGCCGGAGCCCGGCCGGTGCGTGCACCGGCGTGTACGCGACGAGGCCGCCCCACTCGGCGAGGGTCGTGACGGACACGCGCGATCCGATGGGCTCCACCGGCTCGAGGTTCCCGACCGCCCGCGCCAGGGTCGGGTTCGCGAGGTGAAGCGGCGCCGGGGGAACGAGCCCGGTGCCGAGCCACGCCAGGGCGGTCGCACCGGCCGCCGACAGCACGGCCCGTCCGAGGGCCGCGGGCCCGGACCCTGCCCCCTCCAGGAACACGGGGGCCAGGGCGAGGCCCGCCAGCGCCGCGCTCCCGAGGACCGCCCAGGCCGGCGGCACCCCCACCAGGGGCAGGGCGACGTTGAGGCCGGCGAAGAGCGAGAACGCGAAGAAGACGCGCCCGGCCCACGGATACGGATGGATGAGGGCCCGGTACCAGGGATCGATCGTGGTGACGAGCGCGGCCGCCGCGAGCAGGAGGAAGAAGGGCAGGGTGATGCCGTCGAACGTCGTGCTGGCGAGGTACCCCGGCAGGACGAAGAGGAGGAGCCCATGGTAGAGCGTCTGGATGGTGTAGTCGCCGGCCACCACCACGAGGCGGCGACCGCGGGCCAGCAGACGCTGGCGCGTCTCCGCGAGCACGGTGAACAGGAACCAGAGGACGACGATGTAGCCGACGATCCACGCGACGTGGGGCACCCCGCGCCGGAAGACCACGAGGGCAGCCAGGCCGCCAGCCAGCGAGACGACCGACACCGCCCAGCGGACGAGGAACGCGCGCCAGGTCGCCCACTCCGCGAGGGCAACGGTCCGCTGGCGGACGAACGGGTCGACCGGGGGTGGCGGCGACGTGTCGGCGGCGGAGCGCAGCGGCGGCTCCGCCAGGCTCTCGCGCCGGGAGCGGAAGACAGCCACAGCGGCGACGGGCCCTAGGTCGTCTCGGGGGGGTCTCGGAAGACCCCCCCGATGCCCCCCCGTCGTGGCGGCGGCGAAGCCGCCGCTCGGAGCACTCCTCGTTGCACCACACGCTCGGTGGTCGGCGCCGGGTTAGTCCGACACACGCCTAACTGGTTTCCAGGCCGACGAGCAGGGCCGCCGGACCGCGGCGCTCGCGGGCGAGCCGGTAGTACTCGGGGATGAGGTGGACGTCGTTCGGTCCCTCGAGCCGGGCGTGCGGGACCCCGAAGGTGTCGAGCAGGGGCTCGCAGTAGCGGACCATCGAGTGCCGGGAGTCGAGTGGGTCCTTGTCCTTCTCGCGGCCCAGGAGCCCGATCAGATAGAGGCTCGGCACACGGCCGTCGAGGGCCACGCCGCGGAGCGTGTTGATCGAGGCGTAGAGGCCGGCGTGCTGGATCATGAGCACGTACGGCTCGCCCCCGATATGGAGGCCGGCCGCGATCGCGTTGGCCTCGTCCTCGGTGGCGCACGTCACGACCCGAAGGGCGCGCTCCTTGTCGAGAGCGGCCAGCACCGTCCGCTGGTGGGTGTCGGGCACGCTCAGGATCCAGCCGAGGGGCTCGGGGCGCCGGGACCCCGACGGCCCCTCGGTGGCCGGCGCCGCCCGGGCCTCCCGAAAGGTCTCCTTGAGGGCGTCGATGATCAGCGATGCGGGGATCGATTCCGGCATGGATCGCCTCCTCGCGCGAGCCAGGCCTTATACTACCAGATGGACGGGAGGAGAGACGGGAACCGGTGGCCTCACCTTCGATCGTCTTCGACCACATCGCGATCGCGCTCGAGCGCATCGCCGAGGCGTCGCCCGTGCTCGTCGGCGCGCTGGGCGGCGTGCTCGAGGGGAGCCGGGCGGCCCGCGACTTCAGCTGGGCGTGCTGGCGCTTCGCC encodes:
- a CDS encoding DUF5924 family protein — its product is MAVFRSRRESLAEPPLRSAADTSPPPPVDPFVRQRTVALAEWATWRAFLVRWAVSVVSLAGGLAALVVFRRGVPHVAWIVGYIVVLWFLFTVLAETRQRLLARGRRLVVVAGDYTIQTLYHGLLLFVLPGYLASTTFDGITLPFFLLLAAAALVTTIDPWYRALIHPYPWAGRVFFAFSLFAGLNVALPLVGVPPAWAVLGSAALAGLALAPVFLEGAGSGPAALGRAVLSAAGATALAWLGTGLVPPAPLHLANPTLARAVGNLEPVEPIGSRVSVTTLAEWGGLVAYTPVHAPAGLRQPIIHRWRHEGGETTTVRLPTPVLGGRRAGFRTYSHKTDFPRDPRGRWTVDVVTASGQLIGRLRFSVVP
- a CDS encoding TatD family hydrolase; amino-acid sequence: MALADASPAVLFDTHAHLHGPEFADDRLDVLARARAAGVGRLLTVGTDPEASRHAVALAAAHPGVFAAVGIHPHDAARASDAALAEIAELARAPEVVAVGEIGLDYYRNLSPREVQGRALRAQLALAREVGKPVLLHCREAHEDLLEVLRAEDVGAVGGIMHCFSGDLAVAERCLALGLLVSIAGPVTYPNAGRLQTVVRALDLERLVIETDCPYLPPQPWRGKRNEPAYLPRTAARIAELRDTSVARVARQTTRNACALLGVALPDGL
- a CDS encoding thiamine pyrophosphate-binding protein, with protein sequence MPESIPASLIIDALKETFREARAAPATEGPSGSRRPEPLGWILSVPDTHQRTVLAALDKERALRVVTCATEDEANAIAAGLHIGGEPYVLMIQHAGLYASINTLRGVALDGRVPSLYLIGLLGREKDKDPLDSRHSMVRYCEPLLDTFGVPHARLEGPNDVHLIPEYYRLARERRGPAALLVGLETS